One window from the genome of Candidatus Chlorohelix allophototropha encodes:
- the opgC gene encoding OpgC domain-containing protein translates to MLSAKESNLQGKLAGATAVTTAKGVRWRWKYETAVASSRDLRLDFLRGLSLFVMLMDHIGVFGPDSWVYFLTARGEFYISAAEGFVIISGFILGIVYFKVIEKEGLRVASTKILKRALKIYWLAVGLTLFFVLLANYSPLQLWADRQWSQITDPIDLLLGTLTMRFAYHGSSILFMYVLFLAISPLILFLLQEGKAKHVLIVSWVIWFANMYYPSNFSLPFASNFPLASWQALFVTAMVMGYHRQAIANFFSAKGNLYRYYSMAIGAMSVMLVSLYIAEINGGVETIFGSIDVHFYIADMHDKALLPPERIFAIFVIFQGLFLAATWLWKLLQPVLGWLLIPIGEVSLYSFAMHLVIIVIFYNIPGVRDLPYFFYGFALLASVLLLWGMVKTKFLFSIIPH, encoded by the coding sequence ATGTTATCCGCTAAAGAATCCAATTTGCAAGGTAAGCTTGCAGGTGCAACAGCAGTAACTACTGCTAAAGGAGTGCGCTGGCGTTGGAAATATGAAACAGCAGTAGCAAGTTCACGGGATTTACGCCTTGATTTTTTGCGAGGCTTAAGCCTATTTGTAATGCTGATGGATCATATCGGGGTATTTGGACCGGATAGTTGGGTTTACTTCCTCACTGCGCGGGGAGAATTTTATATAAGCGCCGCCGAAGGTTTCGTTATCATAAGCGGCTTTATCCTAGGCATAGTTTATTTCAAGGTTATCGAAAAAGAAGGCTTGCGGGTTGCCAGTACCAAAATACTGAAACGCGCCTTAAAAATATATTGGCTGGCAGTGGGATTAACCCTGTTTTTTGTGCTACTGGCAAACTATTCTCCGCTACAATTATGGGCTGATCGGCAATGGAGTCAGATTACAGACCCGATTGATTTGTTACTCGGTACGCTGACAATGCGGTTTGCCTATCATGGTTCTAGTATTCTGTTTATGTACGTGCTTTTCCTAGCGATTAGCCCTCTAATTCTCTTCCTACTACAAGAAGGCAAAGCCAAGCATGTATTGATAGTAAGCTGGGTTATCTGGTTTGCTAATATGTATTATCCAAGCAACTTTAGCTTGCCTTTTGCCAGCAACTTTCCGCTGGCTTCTTGGCAAGCGCTATTCGTTACCGCAATGGTAATGGGCTACCACCGCCAAGCAATAGCTAACTTTTTCAGTGCAAAGGGCAACCTGTATAGATATTACTCAATGGCAATCGGCGCTATGTCGGTAATGCTGGTGAGTTTGTATATAGCCGAAATTAACGGTGGAGTAGAAACAATCTTCGGGTCAATTGATGTGCATTTCTACATCGCCGACATGCACGATAAAGCTTTACTTCCACCGGAGCGCATATTTGCTATCTTCGTAATCTTCCAGGGGCTTTTTCTGGCAGCTACTTGGCTATGGAAACTATTGCAACCTGTGTTGGGGTGGCTATTAATCCCAATTGGTGAGGTTAGCCTTTACTCCTTCGCTATGCACCTAGTTATCATTGTCATTTTCTACAACATACCGGGCGTGAGAGACCTACCCTATTTCTTTTATGGTTTCGCGCTGCTTGCTTCGGTGCTACTGTTGTGGGGTATGGTGAAAACCAAGTTCCTATTCTCGATAATACCTCATTAA
- a CDS encoding IS4 family transposase: MSDNLRRHRAIKQQLLQLHPQAQGRELQYLTILAMVISGIVGSRHSALPNIAAKVPDKTKRESRIIRMRRLLKNDNFNQKVVYAPFAKQLLSSLCHCPLVLVIDGSQVGAGGMGLVISVVYQGRALPLGWLVVKAKKGHLAQALHIRLLKQVHSLVPSGSQVVFLGDGEFDGCRLLRRLDYYGWQYVCRTAKNSQVWLDEQAHYAISKLGVQPGQVVSQSGVAFSKHEYGPVLVIAVWQKPYREPLYLVSNLALAQEAIRYYKKRFRIETFFSDSKSRGFRLDKSHLDDPKRLERLLLAACLAYLWIVHLGTIALAEGWNRVIHRTERLDLSLFNLGLNLLEHFLNEHLPLPVAFIPFLLEDF; the protein is encoded by the coding sequence ATGAGTGACAACCTTCGCCGACATCGTGCCATAAAACAGCAATTGTTGCAACTCCACCCACAAGCGCAGGGGCGCGAATTACAATATTTAACAATTCTAGCGATGGTGATCAGTGGGATTGTAGGTAGTCGGCATAGTGCGTTGCCTAATATCGCCGCCAAAGTGCCAGATAAAACTAAACGGGAAAGCCGCATCATCCGAATGCGCCGATTGCTCAAAAATGATAACTTTAACCAAAAAGTGGTGTATGCTCCTTTCGCCAAACAATTGCTGAGTAGCCTGTGTCATTGTCCACTGGTACTGGTGATAGATGGCAGTCAGGTTGGTGCTGGTGGAATGGGCTTAGTAATCAGTGTAGTATATCAGGGGCGGGCTTTACCTTTGGGTTGGTTGGTGGTTAAGGCTAAAAAGGGACATTTAGCTCAAGCTTTGCACATCAGATTGTTAAAGCAAGTTCACTCGTTGGTTCCGTCTGGTAGCCAAGTAGTCTTTTTGGGTGATGGTGAATTCGATGGCTGTCGTTTGTTAAGACGGTTAGATTATTACGGTTGGCAGTATGTCTGTCGTACTGCTAAAAATAGCCAGGTCTGGTTGGATGAACAAGCTCATTATGCCATCAGTAAGTTAGGGGTTCAGCCTGGTCAGGTAGTGAGTCAGAGCGGCGTAGCATTCAGCAAACACGAGTACGGACCAGTACTGGTCATAGCGGTCTGGCAAAAGCCTTACCGTGAGCCACTTTATCTGGTGAGTAATTTGGCTCTAGCCCAGGAAGCAATCCGGTACTACAAAAAGAGGTTTAGGATTGAAACCTTCTTTTCCGATAGCAAGAGCCGAGGGTTTCGGCTGGACAAGAGCCATTTGGATGACCCTAAACGGCTAGAAAGGTTATTGTTAGCGGCTTGTCTGGCTTATCTTTGGATTGTACATCTGGGTACGATAGCTTTAGCTGAAGGCTGGAACCGGGTCATTCATCGCACCGAACGACTGGATTTGAGCCTGTTCAATTTAGGTTTGAACCTGCTTGAGCATTTTTTGAATGAACATTTACCCTTACCAGTCGCCTTTATCCCTTTTCTTTTAGAGGATTTCTAA
- a CDS encoding YkoP family protein → MSENLMKIWRRLWLELVIAFDFVRGFFEPFMAYRIGYLVIVKRRYRRPWTTTLKDGTTLRRGDKIIRLHMKLFMPRFRGADNDLSYSRYLYRLLAPEMPNLAALLRVDPAWSDFKAIMGQSHVVGKYTEKLGFETRAIPDWWIVVVDLLGRGAMLLTDPTPRCLLKILKPHGVRKPRETWIGCSTLVALHNDTQVEPPRLRRLFKYF, encoded by the coding sequence ATGTCTGAAAACTTAATGAAAATATGGCGGCGACTCTGGCTGGAATTAGTAATCGCCTTCGACTTTGTTCGAGGTTTTTTCGAGCCGTTTATGGCTTATCGAATTGGTTATCTAGTGATAGTAAAGCGTCGTTATCGCCGCCCATGGACTACAACTCTAAAAGATGGCACTACCTTGCGCCGAGGTGATAAAATAATCAGACTGCATATGAAGCTTTTTATGCCACGCTTCAGGGGTGCCGACAATGATTTATCTTATTCACGTTATCTATATCGGTTATTAGCGCCCGAAATGCCTAATCTCGCTGCTTTATTAAGGGTTGACCCCGCTTGGTCTGATTTTAAGGCAATCATGGGTCAATCTCACGTAGTAGGAAAATATACCGAAAAATTAGGCTTTGAAACCAGAGCAATACCAGATTGGTGGATTGTGGTGGTGGATTTGCTTGGTCGTGGTGCAATGCTCCTAACCGATCCCACGCCACGTTGCTTGTTGAAGATTCTGAAGCCGCATGGAGTACGAAAACCACGCGAAACTTGGATTGGCTGTTCCACTTTAGTTGCACTTCACAACGATACTCAAGTAGAACCGCCCCGCTTGCGCCGATTATTCAAGTATTTTTGA
- a CDS encoding RidA family protein: MAEGKIEHKLRELGIELPPIFNVPPGMNFLRYVQTGDLLFIAGHGPTGSDGRLAYQGKVGGEVSLEEGYKAARLTGLNLLSTLKEALGDLDRVVKFVKVLGMVNAVEGFGQQPYVINGASDLFVAVFGEEIGKHARSAVGMGGLPNNMPIEIEMIVQVR, from the coding sequence ATGGCTGAAGGAAAAATAGAGCATAAATTACGCGAACTGGGTATTGAGTTACCACCTATCTTTAATGTTCCTCCCGGCATGAATTTCTTGCGTTATGTACAAACCGGTGATCTTCTTTTTATTGCCGGACATGGCCCTACGGGTTCTGATGGGAGACTCGCTTATCAAGGTAAGGTAGGAGGAGAGGTGAGCTTGGAGGAGGGTTATAAAGCCGCACGCTTGACCGGTTTGAATCTTCTTTCAACGCTAAAAGAGGCACTTGGAGACCTTGATAGGGTCGTAAAGTTCGTAAAGGTTTTAGGTATGGTCAATGCAGTGGAAGGTTTTGGACAGCAACCTTATGTAATCAACGGCGCTTCCGATTTGTTTGTGGCAGTGTTTGGTGAAGAAATAGGCAAGCATGCCCGTTCAGCGGTGGGGATGGGCGGCTTGCCTAACAATATGCCGATTGAAATTGAAATGATTGTACAGGTAAGGTAA
- a CDS encoding OmpL47-type beta-barrel domain-containing protein: MSQKVELKLSSEQITLKPGGSAELTVTLINNTQGVERFELGIGELTAGWAQLDQLEMLLYPDSPGNEGSTILRFNLPANAAPGTYAPVLLVGSSSQPGIIASQPLLLNVEEIKQVTQELKLQPQEVQTRKKTAICQIGISNNQYQPVNLKLYARTNVQGMEILINPPVVTIPPQAEITASSLEIKLRRRNWVGSPRMYDFTVGIEGQTTETNGVLNQACTLPWLRAVVLSPVLLALALLLPVAFVIMLLILMWPTNTQTTTSNQVLPPAICTPANINLRATLRMGETATDIIIVQPDGSHPRSVFQESVDVLPGNFASLMSISPDGRKLAYITAKNEALDNAAINVLDLNSRSKTRAVSVASGLWTTRPTWSADSTQLSYIVRNTNKLELFKVAASGREREISLGTPDQLVPEYFYGDPGQDGPLCWSTDNSRIIVNSNSINNPFTVNVNDKKVNAIPKIAQTQNFAIVTDRFQQVPTKDLTPAPAPGGDCFVINYSQNDPRWRNSQIGTQTFKIGDSGCAITTAAMLLNYNKADTDPDQLNSCLGPDAIPMDWSLTAVRCSKGVLSGAQRQDFNWDSLNSILKSGQPAVVGFLGGQTGTQFVVVVSGSDNIAATYRINDPWDGTSYKSLAYYMEKGYQLRWLINYGAAGQSGCQGRLDTTTTQQTGITLTSPVDGKLYTQSVPLNYQVSDTTKVSASLNMLTTNTTDGNLLPSAGLETNVNVTSGDLIEKEGAYTLVLDNGTNRITAHFIIDKTPPRLDLVRPKLSDFDPTGAQGNQLIARNKISLEFKASDNLSGIALIEYKINQDDWKPYNNDIVAVPITIEKAGDYSILYRATDGAGNHTPEGNLTFSLIPTTTGQGTNQSGNANQTTAPGGDQQGGNNGTGGGANTTPQPTALPGVLAVAPNSLNFDAFTNQTFLQLSNSGQGPVAWNIQQPSGALASLLKFNLQSGTIPPSGNTQLIVSLNAFNLTQAPVNGTFNIVYNNGAVQVPVTVVIIQQPTPTVQFVSPIPGPLNGKTVDIRVTVIPTGLAAPNHVSFTAKYIASVGGSIAELPIPGQANAGNSWGVTWDISTLPPQTPIEIGGKLCWTADEGSCIKLVQPLAGLSIPKPAATITLSPNSDKLVGTVTLSAQVTGVYDHITYTYTYNDTTNATVSKTLDKANAANNNTVKWNTTGIPPQTGIILDAKVCWGTDDNVANCTTPTNQLPAAFTVEAPTLTVSPLSSTDQASLPVLVALSGSAAKISSASTVVFVNYKYIPTAGGQQVEKNDTATLSAVSNGTATWSIQINTAAWPPQPITFTPKICWDGNATGIFCYPVQAAVQGTIPDLIAQFATPVPTDLSKPTILNVSGTPTARVTSIRYYVTYQANDGTARADVLLSTDANSTNNFGITFDSSALGIKPNQQIIIKLKACNSSGYCGPFNTTPLNWNVPEAAVNFTPPVSTTLSLNTTITGTVTGRGASSIILLATYLTDPTNPTTVITTSLTTINNKVLSDTVSYVWNTATIPPQPGVKLTYRICWGQGELDSQVCQAKDVTGYTSVTIPEPQVSNVIVNGTSPYNVTNVLPIAFDSTASPLTSITIPLTATVTGNNVGGVRWILSDQAGNITPTLALQNSQVNATTQQATGNLVLNLQQLKATVDLLTDTLYITAVPLWGPVSSGVPYSGSTNIVQLKIKLINMTVSMNSKGAAPVQLAPLSGSPTSANYLMLSSVTTFTVAIPTNAALIKRVMFDVNYKNSSGVSTTTALSTISGPKSILPTGSGPWTVTWDHTSDTPKIDPQNGITLSWRLCTTASPDDSGCQSPGLAGNLSSISGLTLGGARFNLSSSNLTDNQPGTEPKASDYFNSSPQALIELSALDSVKLVRIFAYPTNSPTPANRILLGIRTDDTSTPSNAVISSGLLQWNLSAFWPLDETGITTNLINNATDRKVSLGIQYCTEAAPATLDAVTCSDWDGKLFAQMSPNWKGSFDANMGAVVLWKPYDVQPNPYDSYIQTGALSTRNLTATVIPFSGVTINSSNGVSFNYTVQTNSVTSIGTAALMTNSSGNDWSYSWNIGGITFKNDASNTRSVTLKASVTFTVTGDPSAKTKDTVVKTHGHN; the protein is encoded by the coding sequence TTGAGCCAGAAAGTTGAGCTAAAGCTTTCATCTGAACAAATAACCTTAAAACCGGGTGGAAGCGCCGAGCTTACCGTCACCTTGATTAATAATACGCAAGGGGTAGAACGTTTTGAGCTTGGCATAGGTGAGCTTACCGCCGGATGGGCGCAACTCGATCAACTTGAGATGCTTTTATATCCTGATTCCCCCGGCAACGAAGGCTCTACAATACTAAGATTCAACTTACCAGCCAATGCCGCACCCGGTACTTATGCTCCCGTGTTGTTGGTCGGTAGTAGCAGCCAGCCGGGTATAATAGCCAGCCAGCCCTTATTGCTCAATGTTGAAGAAATAAAACAGGTAACACAAGAACTCAAATTACAACCGCAAGAGGTACAAACTCGCAAAAAAACCGCCATATGTCAGATCGGGATTTCCAATAATCAGTACCAGCCGGTTAACCTGAAATTGTATGCACGTACCAATGTGCAGGGAATGGAAATTCTGATTAATCCCCCGGTAGTGACAATCCCGCCACAAGCAGAAATAACCGCCAGTTCGCTTGAAATAAAGCTACGCAGGCGTAATTGGGTTGGCTCTCCCCGGATGTACGACTTCACAGTGGGTATCGAAGGACAGACCACCGAAACAAACGGGGTGCTTAATCAAGCGTGTACTTTACCGTGGTTACGTGCTGTTGTATTAAGCCCGGTTTTACTGGCGCTGGCGCTGCTATTGCCGGTAGCTTTCGTGATAATGCTACTTATTTTGATGTGGCCTACCAATACGCAAACTACTACAAGCAATCAGGTTCTACCGCCTGCTATTTGCACACCCGCTAATATAAACCTGCGCGCTACTCTCAGAATGGGCGAAACTGCCACCGATATAATAATAGTACAACCCGATGGCTCGCACCCGCGAAGTGTTTTTCAGGAATCGGTAGATGTTTTACCCGGTAATTTTGCCAGCCTGATGTCTATTTCACCGGATGGACGTAAATTGGCATATATAACCGCAAAAAACGAGGCTTTAGACAATGCTGCAATCAATGTACTAGACCTTAACTCACGCTCCAAAACCAGAGCGGTAAGTGTTGCCAGTGGATTATGGACTACCCGCCCAACTTGGTCTGCGGATAGCACCCAATTGAGTTATATAGTTCGTAATACCAATAAACTTGAATTGTTCAAGGTTGCAGCGAGTGGTAGAGAGCGCGAAATATCACTTGGCACACCCGACCAACTAGTACCTGAATATTTTTATGGTGATCCCGGTCAGGATGGGCCTCTTTGCTGGTCAACCGACAATTCGCGTATCATTGTTAATTCAAATAGCATCAATAACCCCTTCACGGTCAATGTAAACGATAAAAAAGTCAACGCTATTCCAAAAATAGCACAAACCCAAAACTTTGCGATTGTTACCGATAGATTCCAACAAGTACCTACCAAAGACCTTACCCCTGCTCCCGCCCCCGGCGGTGATTGTTTTGTTATAAATTACAGCCAGAATGACCCGCGCTGGCGTAATAGCCAAATCGGCACACAGACATTTAAAATTGGCGATTCCGGTTGTGCCATTACCACCGCTGCAATGCTACTGAACTATAACAAGGCAGATACCGACCCCGACCAGTTAAATAGTTGCTTAGGTCCCGATGCAATTCCGATGGATTGGTCGCTTACTGCCGTTCGCTGTAGCAAGGGAGTTTTATCCGGAGCACAACGTCAGGACTTTAACTGGGATTCGCTCAACTCCATCCTGAAATCAGGGCAACCCGCCGTGGTAGGCTTTCTCGGTGGGCAAACCGGAACACAATTTGTAGTAGTGGTTAGCGGCTCGGACAACATTGCGGCTACCTATCGGATTAATGACCCTTGGGATGGTACCAGCTACAAATCGCTTGCCTACTACATGGAGAAAGGCTACCAATTACGCTGGTTGATAAATTACGGAGCAGCGGGTCAAAGCGGTTGTCAAGGGCGACTCGACACTACTACCACCCAGCAAACTGGAATAACTCTGACAAGCCCAGTGGATGGCAAGCTATATACCCAATCAGTACCGCTTAATTATCAAGTCTCAGATACAACCAAAGTCAGCGCCTCCTTGAATATGCTGACTACTAACACCACTGATGGCAACCTTTTGCCCAGTGCCGGACTTGAAACCAATGTAAATGTGACATCGGGTGACCTTATCGAGAAAGAGGGCGCATATACGCTTGTACTGGATAACGGCACTAACCGGATTACTGCTCATTTTATAATCGACAAAACCCCACCACGGCTGGATTTGGTACGTCCTAAATTGAGCGACTTTGACCCAACCGGAGCGCAGGGTAATCAACTTATAGCCAGAAACAAAATATCCCTCGAATTTAAGGCTTCCGATAATTTAAGTGGCATCGCTCTTATAGAGTATAAAATCAACCAAGATGATTGGAAACCTTATAATAACGACATTGTTGCAGTGCCGATTACAATTGAAAAAGCGGGTGATTATTCTATTCTTTACCGTGCTACTGATGGCGCAGGCAATCATACTCCAGAAGGCAACCTTACTTTCTCGCTAATCCCTACTACCACAGGTCAAGGTACTAATCAGAGCGGCAATGCCAACCAGACCACTGCCCCCGGTGGTGACCAACAAGGTGGCAATAATGGAACAGGCGGAGGAGCAAATACAACTCCACAACCTACTGCGCTGCCCGGTGTATTGGCAGTAGCGCCAAATTCTTTGAATTTCGATGCTTTCACTAACCAAACATTCCTACAACTCTCAAACAGTGGGCAAGGACCAGTCGCATGGAATATTCAGCAACCAAGTGGGGCTTTAGCGTCCTTACTAAAATTTAACTTGCAGTCGGGTACAATCCCGCCTAGCGGCAATACGCAGCTAATCGTGAGCCTTAATGCCTTTAACCTCACCCAAGCTCCGGTAAACGGCACATTTAACATTGTATATAACAACGGGGCGGTGCAAGTGCCGGTGACCGTTGTCATAATCCAACAGCCCACCCCTACTGTACAATTTGTTTCGCCTATTCCGGGACCATTAAACGGTAAAACGGTGGATATAAGAGTTACCGTTATACCTACCGGGCTAGCTGCGCCTAATCATGTGAGCTTTACAGCCAAATACATTGCGAGTGTTGGTGGAAGTATTGCGGAATTACCCATACCCGGACAAGCAAATGCGGGCAATAGTTGGGGCGTAACGTGGGATATCTCAACTTTACCACCGCAAACCCCGATCGAGATCGGCGGTAAATTGTGTTGGACTGCCGATGAAGGCAGTTGTATCAAACTGGTACAACCACTGGCAGGTTTGAGTATTCCCAAACCCGCAGCAACTATTACCCTGAGTCCTAATTCCGACAAGTTAGTAGGAACGGTTACATTGAGCGCACAGGTTACAGGCGTTTATGATCATATCACCTATACTTACACCTACAATGATACAACCAATGCAACAGTTTCTAAAACGCTAGATAAGGCTAACGCAGCTAATAATAATACGGTGAAGTGGAATACTACGGGAATCCCACCTCAAACCGGCATCATCCTTGATGCTAAAGTATGCTGGGGTACTGACGATAATGTGGCTAATTGTACTACCCCTACTAATCAGTTACCTGCTGCCTTTACCGTAGAAGCGCCTACGCTAACGGTTAGCCCATTGAGTAGCACGGATCAAGCCAGTTTACCGGTGTTAGTGGCATTAAGCGGTTCCGCTGCTAAAATCAGCAGTGCCAGTACCGTAGTATTTGTAAATTATAAATATATCCCGACGGCAGGTGGACAACAGGTAGAGAAAAACGACACGGCAACGCTTAGCGCAGTTTCAAACGGCACTGCTACATGGTCAATACAAATAAACACGGCGGCATGGCCTCCTCAACCAATCACCTTTACCCCTAAAATATGCTGGGATGGAAATGCTACGGGCATTTTCTGTTATCCGGTGCAAGCGGCGGTACAGGGTACTATTCCCGATTTAATCGCTCAGTTTGCCACGCCTGTACCAACCGATTTATCCAAACCTACTATTTTGAATGTATCCGGCACACCGACTGCAAGAGTAACATCAATTCGCTATTATGTTACCTATCAGGCAAATGATGGTACGGCGCGCGCGGACGTACTACTAAGCACCGATGCCAACAGCACCAATAATTTTGGGATTACCTTTGATTCATCGGCTTTGGGAATCAAGCCAAATCAGCAAATTATTATAAAGTTGAAAGCCTGTAATAGCAGTGGCTATTGTGGCCCGTTTAATACTACCCCGCTGAACTGGAATGTACCGGAAGCGGCGGTTAATTTTACACCACCTGTATCTACCACCCTCAGCCTGAACACCACTATAACGGGTACGGTTACAGGGCGCGGGGCATCTTCTATTATTCTGTTGGCAACTTATCTAACCGACCCTACCAATCCAACTACTGTTATTACAACCTCGCTGACAACAATAAATAATAAAGTATTATCGGATACCGTTAGCTATGTCTGGAATACCGCCACGATCCCGCCACAACCGGGAGTCAAGTTGACCTACCGGATTTGCTGGGGTCAGGGAGAATTAGATTCTCAAGTGTGCCAAGCTAAGGACGTTACGGGCTACACTAGTGTGACCATACCTGAACCACAGGTAAGCAATGTCATTGTCAACGGTACTAGCCCTTATAATGTGACAAACGTTTTACCAATCGCCTTCGATAGTACCGCGTCACCGCTTACCTCAATTACGATTCCGCTAACTGCTACCGTAACCGGAAATAATGTTGGTGGGGTTAGATGGATTCTGAGTGACCAAGCGGGTAATATAACCCCTACATTAGCGCTGCAAAATTCTCAGGTAAACGCCACAACTCAGCAGGCAACCGGGAATCTGGTTCTTAATTTGCAACAGCTAAAAGCCACAGTCGATTTACTTACCGACACCTTATACATTACAGCCGTACCATTATGGGGACCTGTTTCCAGTGGCGTTCCATATAGCGGTTCTACCAATATTGTTCAGCTTAAAATTAAGCTGATAAACATGACGGTCAGCATGAACAGTAAAGGAGCAGCGCCTGTACAATTAGCTCCGCTAAGCGGTTCGCCTACCTCCGCGAATTATTTGATGCTTTCCAGTGTGACTACATTTACGGTTGCCATTCCTACAAATGCGGCTTTAATCAAGCGGGTAATGTTTGATGTCAATTACAAAAACTCTTCGGGAGTTAGTACCACCACCGCATTAAGCACAATATCAGGACCTAAAAGTATTTTGCCTACCGGGTCTGGACCTTGGACTGTTACATGGGATCATACTTCTGACACGCCAAAAATAGACCCGCAAAATGGAATAACTCTAAGCTGGCGACTCTGTACCACAGCCTCACCGGATGATTCCGGGTGTCAATCTCCGGGATTAGCGGGCAACCTATCCAGTATTAGCGGTCTGACTCTTGGTGGCGCACGCTTCAATCTGAGTAGCTCTAACCTGACCGATAATCAGCCCGGAACAGAGCCAAAAGCCAGCGATTATTTTAATTCTTCGCCACAGGCTTTAATTGAGCTAAGTGCGCTTGATTCGGTCAAGTTGGTGAGAATATTTGCTTATCCTACCAATAGTCCAACTCCGGCAAACCGGATATTATTAGGGATTCGTACCGATGATACCAGCACGCCCTCCAATGCGGTTATTTCATCGGGACTATTGCAATGGAATTTATCAGCATTTTGGCCTTTGGATGAAACTGGTATAACCACAAACCTAATAAATAATGCAACCGACCGGAAAGTTTCGCTAGGCATCCAGTATTGCACCGAAGCTGCACCCGCTACACTGGACGCTGTTACTTGTAGCGATTGGGATGGAAAGCTTTTCGCCCAGATGAGTCCAAATTGGAAAGGCTCTTTTGATGCTAATATGGGCGCGGTTGTCTTATGGAAACCATACGATGTACAACCAAACCCGTATGACTCTTATATTCAAACGGGCGCACTATCAACTCGTAATCTGACTGCTACTGTAATACCTTTTAGTGGAGTTACTATTAATTCCAGCAATGGGGTTAGCTTTAATTATACCGTGCAAACAAATTCAGTAACGTCTATCGGTACTGCCGCATTAATGACTAATAGTAGTGGGAATGACTGGAGCTATTCTTGGAATATCGGCGGAATTACATTCAAGAATGATGCTAGCAATACGCGAAGTGTAACTTTAAAAGCCAGCGTAACTTTTACAGTAACAGGAGATCCAAGCGCGAAAACAAAAGATACGGTGGTAAAAACTCATGGTCATAATTAA